From the genome of Nicotiana sylvestris chromosome 1, ASM39365v2, whole genome shotgun sequence:
ttatgttggctttggtagcacaattggatttggaactagttcagatggatgtaaaaactgcgtttttacatggaaacttggaggaggaaatctacatgactcagccagaaggattcaaagttgctggaaaagaaaatatggtgtgcaaacttgaaaaatcattgtacggattgaaacaatcttctagacaatggtacaagcgatttgacgagtttatgttgcggcaagggtacaagagaagcaaatacgatcattgtgtgtatttgcacaagcttaaagatggttcctttgtatatcttctcctatatgttgatgatatgttgatagcttccaagaatttggaagaaattgataagttgaagattcaactgaagaaggagttcgagatgaaggatttgggtgaggcaaagaaaattcttggcatggagataattagagatagacgttcaaagaaactctgtttatctcaaaaggaatatttgaagagagtacttcaacgttttggcatagatgacaagactaagccagttagtactccacttgcttcccattttaagctaagtactactatgtcgccaatggatgaagctgaacgagagtatatgtcaaaggtaccatacgcaaatgttgttggtagcttgatgtatgcaatggtttgcacaaggcctgacatttcacaagctgttggagttattagcagatatatgcacaatccagggaaggagcattggcaagctgtgaagtggattctacggtatattcataatactgtagatgtcgggttagtttttgagcaggaagacaatcagtctgtagttggatattgtgactcagattttgcgggtgatatggacaaacgaagatcaactactggttatgtgtttacttttgcaaaggcaccagttagttggaagtctactttgcagtcaacagttgctttgtctacaacagaggcagagtacatggctattacagatgctgtgaaagaggcaatttggcttcaaggattgctaaaggagcttggtgttgaacaaaaaggtatcacaattttttgtgatagtcaaagtgctattcaattagcgaagaaccaagtttatcatgcaaggacgaagcacattgatgttcggtatcatttcgtacgagaaatcatagaagaaggtggagtcacggtgaagaaaattcatactacagagaatcctgctgatatgctgacaaaggtggtgactgcggtcaagtttcaacattgtttggatttgatcaacattgttgaacactgaagattgaagatgaagacacaaccaaaatttgttattgagagagaattgaaaatgtggaattttgccaaggtggagatttgttgaagtttggcaaaatgccaaagtcccacattggttgggagttaagtttggaggggatttttcccctataaaagaaggcctaatgtttaggattgaaacacacctctcatttgccttctcatctgtttaaggcatttgtatcttctctctttagtattatttcacttgtatttttggagtggaataaaatattggttgtgtccgaggagtaggcaaaattagccgaacctcgtaaattctggtgtttcctttattgttgttttattgtcttatttattatttggtggctgtcataatttttggtatagtagttgtgacttattcacactatatacatttggcttccgcaacaccaTTTTCCCTTACATATTTGCACACTATTATCTTCTATGTTCTGCTTTGCTTCAAGTATTTTTCTCGCCATCCAGCTTGCCTGCTTTGGTAGTTTAACTTGCTCCATCTGCCGCCCTTTTATATAGTATGCATGTATCCATTTTATCCACATTATATGTTCTTTCTGTGTCACATTCCAGTATAGCTACTAATGACAGCTTTATTCCACAATCTCATGTTTATGATATTCCATCCACCACTGCTTTTTGGATAACATACTCTTTCCCAATTGATCAAGACTTTCTTTGTTATGATATTATTACCGGTCCATAGGTAACTTCGACAGAAGCTTTCCACTGCTTTCATTACTTTAACTGAAACATAAACTCTTCACTATATTTAGTTGACCAACTTTTGGGAAGACATATATTTCTTATTAGATTTGTATTTACCTGATACGGTGACAATTATAATACCATTTCTTCACTTTGGTGTAATGCTATCACACGATTTTGTTTTTTACAAAATTATTAAATTTAAGGTATAAGTGTAGATCAATTCCAATAAAATGTTATAATTGCTCATAGTgattgtattggtcaaaatttggACATAGTAACTGTAAATGGACGTAGTCGAGGATTAAGCCGACTACAGCACAACGGCGAGGAGTCGCCTTAAGAAGGATTAGTGCCGAGGTCAAGTAAAGAATGTACGGAAGCAACGGTAGGATAAGATTAGAATAGAAAGAAGgaatattctagtggatattctTTCTGTTGTACTTTTTAGGATTTTTTAGGAATATCccctataaataggaagagataaagAACAAAAAAGGGATCTTCACTTATGGGTTTATAACATATAGTAAAGGTTGATTACAGAGAATATACAAAGCTTGTTTTGTCCATTAATTCTGTTGTTCAACATATATCATTTACTCACAAGATCCAAGGATCTCTAGTGGTCCACCTTCATTTTATATTATCCCACGTGTTGTCAGGCAGGAGAATCATACAAGTCATCTAACATTTGGACTACAAattctttcttattacatttatTGTCATTATCTACATTCATCGCATGCTTTCTTTGTTGTATTCATTGATAATCATTAAGTACTCTTAATCGTTATCCATTATTATCGGACACGATCCTACATCATTAATACACTAAGTCTTCAGATCTAGTAGTTAATATATTTTGCTAGGATTCACCCCCTATTTTCTTGTTAATTCGTTTTAAGAAAAGGTTTAACACTTTTTTGGTAAAACAGTGACATCCTTCATTGAGTAAAATGTTATTTATTCGTGATTCTTCAAAATTATAAGTGTTGTTTAAGGTCAAGAGTATTacgtaaaataatttttattaatCTAAACACATTTTAAATTTTACATCATATATCTAGTCTTCAATAAAATGAACCAAATCTCCGGCAAAAAATGTGTATATGTACATAATTGTCTCGTGATTATAACTCAAGGTATTACAAATTCCCTATGTTAAGTTAGTAAAATCAAAAAAGTGAAGGGTCACAAGTTGTGACTTGTGACAATGCTCTCCAAAAACTGAAAAATTGGAAACTAGAAAGTCGAAAAAAATGTTATTTTCTCCTAGTGATTATCAGCTTTCCTTCTtcgaataataaaaaaacaatatgtatgaataaaaaaaatgtttcaaCCTTACGCGTTGCCTTTTTCTCCCATGAaattttaattttcacttgaagatgaattttcagatgaaaaaaactccaaaaaactgtttttcaaattttcattcaaaAACAGCCCAAAatgtattcatgtccaaacacaactctaaatgggcgtttggacataagaattgtaaaattccaaaaaagggtggaaaaaaatttcaagtgaaaatgatgtttgaaatttagagttgtatTTGGACATGAATAGAATTTTGggtagtttttgaagttttgtaagtgattttagtgaaaattttgaaaaatagttttttggagtttttaaaattttcgaaaatttttcaaaatgcatcttcaaatgaaaattgaaaatttcatgaACAAACgttgattttgaaaaaaagtaaaaaaaatattcttatgtccaaacgggctctttaactttcaaatactattttcacttcaaaaaaattaacttttttttCCTGAATTTgataattcttatgtccaaacgcccattAGGAAGTAGGAATAGGAAAGGGTGAAAAACACATTGGAAAAAGGAAACAAATCATTCCATACCTAGTGTGTACCAGCTATAGTACTATGTGAACCCATTCAAATTTTGGCTCCAATTAGGCCTATTCTCACTTCTCCCAAACAGCCGTGTCATTTCTCCACTATTCAATTTCTTTTCTAGATAGTTTGtccatattttttttccttttttttaaatttttgttttctaaaatgtgtttgtccatgaattttataaattttttaaaagattttaaaaataaattttcaaaaaaatatactttttcaagtgaaatatatgtccaaatataattttaaatttaaaatagtaCCATTTTTTAACTTAACTGcaaatattattttttcaaaaattataagtAACTTTTATGTCCAAACGCATGCGAAAAAGATTTAACCAAACGGTCTATTTCTTCACCACTATCTCCTTTTTCTCTAGTTTCCTCCATGACAAACAAAACGTGGCACATTTTTCTCAAGGTTTGAGCAAACACTTGTAAACAAAATGGCGATCTCAGCTATGTATTCCTCCAAAAAAagccctcttctttcttcttttaaggTTCATTCCTTgtcttatttttttcatttcaagttttataTACTTTCTTCTGAATATTACTGCCTGTTCTTTTGCTTAAAATGGTGCCCTCGTAATTATTTAATCTCCCATTCTATGACTCAACCAGAAAAAGGCACTAGAAATCAAGAAAAAGCTCCTAAGGAAAAGGGTCTTGGGTCCAAGTCAAACCTATAAGGTGAGAACCATTTTCTACTCTGTGTTGATTAAAGGGCAGCACTAAGCTTCCACTATTCGACCATAGGGCTATTGTAAGCAGTCTTACCGTGCATTTCCGCAAGAAGTTGTTTACATAGCTCGAACCGTGACCTGAAGTACCCTTTTATGTTAGTTTTTCCTTCATCTTTTTAAAGTGACAACCACTTTTAAGCTAATGAATGTACTTGAATATTTCTTGAGCAGAGGGAAAATGGAGATAATAAGAAGGTCCAACTATGGTCAGTTGGAAAAAAAATGCAAAACTtatttttaataaatttcatggttTTGTTATCTTTCTAATAATGCTTTTGATTCTTGATTTTATTAGCCATGAAAAAAAGGCAAATAAACCTAGTACTGTTGACGCAAACTCATCTGCTATGCTGCGGGCAGAAGAAGTGCAAGCAAATTTGCCCTCTCAATTTCCTAGTTTTGCCAAGTTTATGCTCCCTTCACATGTCACTGGTGGATTTTGGTTGGTAAGTCAAATATTTTATTAATGGAATTAGAACTAAATTGGAACTAATGTTGATAATATTAGTGACGAATTCAAGATTTAGAGTCAGCTAAAGTTTTACTTTTTATATAGGTGCTGATATCTTTTTTGCATGCATATATGTACCTTTCCTTGTCACTGTTCCTTGatccgagggtctatcggaaacagcctctctcccttcacaaggtagggtaaggtctgcaggtctgcgtacacactaccctccccagtccccacttgtgggattacactgagtttgttgttgttgttgatatagaAGCAGTAGGTTCTGTCGACCCAACTAGCTCTAGTCTAGATTCACCACTGGATGCTATGGTTTTACTTTGTGGTACTTTGATACAACAGGGTTTTCCAAAGAAATTTTGTGACCGCCATTTGCCAAAGCATGACGACACTGTTGTTTTGGTGGATGAGGATGAACAAGAATATGCTACCAAGTACCTTGTTGATAAAACTGGATTAAGTGGTGGTTGGAGGGGTTTCTCCATTGCCCACAGCCTGCTTCACGGGGATGTCTTGATCTTTCAATTGATCCAACCATGCAAATTTAAGGTAACACAAGTGCTTGAATCCTGGTTTGCGCATGTCATTCTAAAGAGGCGGATGCTAATATTATCTGTACTTTCCAAGTTTATCTAATGTCCCAAAAGAGATGGTATGAAATTATGTACTTCTGAAGACGTCCGATTGACAGAGTTTGCTTTTTATTCCTTGATTCAAGATCTCGTTTGTTGAGTACTAATTCAATGTCTTAAGCGATGATCTAATAATTATTTCCCCTGTTTTAGGTGTATATAATAAGAGAAAGTACCTTGACAGAACTTGATGGTGCTATTAGCCTTCTGAATCTGGATTTTCATGCTAGACCAATCGAATCTGGTATAGTCACAACTCACAAGCACTAGTTTTGATTTGTATCACTACCAATATGTTATGTACTACTTGAACTTAACCATTTTTGTTTCCTGACTTTCTATTTGCTCATATTATTTCACATAGATCAAATTGAGGACATGAAAATTTGTGAAGCAAAAGAGCTGAGGTACTTGGAGCCTCCTGTCCTAGATACTCATCAAGATGACAAACAAGAAATTGATGGTGCTATTAGTCTTCTAAAACTGGATTTTCGTGCTAGACCAATCAAATCTGGTAAAGCCATAAACTATAGTTTTAATATCCATCACAATAAATATTTGCAACTTAAACTTTCTATTTGTTGATATTTTCTCAATAGATCAAGATGAAGGGATGAACATCTGTGAAGCAAAAGAGGAGAAATACTTGGAGCCTTCTGTTATAGATATTGATCAAGATGACGAAAATGAAGAAGCCATACTGGTACAAAATTTGGACCAAGGCGCTGCATCAGATCAATGTGGAAATGATAATGACATTAGCTCTGAAGTTTTAGGCATTAGATTTTCAGAATCAAGacttgaattcaaagatgtgaaGGACTTTTCTGGTTTTAACATTCTTGTAGATGGTTTGATCGTAGACTCTGAGATTCCTGCTCACATTCGGAACAAATACTACGATCTTTGCTGCACTCAGAAGTCATTTCTCCATGACCATTTACTTGGTGGCCTGAACTGCAAGCTAGCTGCTGGAATGATCACAGAAACTGTGAACATTGCTGATGCCATTAGAGCTTCCAACATTTCGACCTCTCGTGATTATCTTGAAGCTTGGGACAATACATTGAAAGGGTTCGAGTGTTTAGGCATGGAAGTTGGATTTTTACGTGCTAGGCTTAATAAGCTTGTTAGCCTATCAAGTGAACCACAACAGATTCTTGAATCAAAGAGAAATGAACTAGTTGAAGCCAAAGAGGAAATGAGGAATCTTGAAACTAAGCTTTTGAAGGTGAAACAGGTGATAAAGAATCTAGATTCTGAAATTGACTTAACAACTAAAGATGCCAGTTTCGAGCTCAAGTTCAAGGCTGTGGCAGCTGCTCCATGGTCATGATTTTTCTGAAAAAAATGTCCAAATATTAACACATAGTAGTTAGTTTGGCAAGAAGCCTTTTAGGTTCCTAGCAGGAATTCTCAAGTTTTGAAGGATGGGTCTCTATAAATTTTTGTGAGGTTACACGGTCAATTATATCCCTTTTCTAGTGTAATTGGGGAGTAAATTTTTTGTAAATTGCTAACAAGCTTAGTAGTTTACTGTATTTCTGAGACAGTCTCTGACTAATATGTGGAATGAGCCATGAAGACCTACAAGTGTATACATTTCTTTTTTCCATGTCATATCTCAtcggtaaagttgctgccatgtgatcaggaggttacgggttcgagccgtgggaATAGCCTTGTGTAAAAATGCAGGGCAAGGCTGCATACGATAGACCCTTGTGCTTTGGCCTTCCCCGAACCCGACACATAGCAGAAGCTTAATGCATCGGGCTGCCCTTTACGTCACATCTCATTGGTTGCGGCAAAAGATGGTTTTTTCTAATAGGGATAATGCTCTCCAAAAACTAATACACGCTCACTAAGTATATATTGTACCTTCGGAATTGTAGCCCTCCCGCGGCAAATAAGCTACTAACACGTTTTCCCCCATAGCAAGTTCGCCACTAGCTatagaaactaaaaaaaataggtCCAACAAAAGTGACTTTCTCATAGCAGTATTAACAATTTTCCTTCTTAGCATACCAAATCATATAATATAAAAAGGTTTGAAACTTTTTTGAATACCATTTTCCCCAAACAAGTATTGGCCAGGAATATGAATTATGAAAGGGTGAAAATAGCATTTCTTTTTAAATAGCATTGGGAAAAGGAAACAAATCATTCCATAACTAGTACTCTGCAAGTGATTCAAAATTTGGCTCCAATTTTGCCTCTTAATTCTCCCAAACAACCATGTCACATCTCCACTTCAAGTTCTTTTTCTAGGAAAAAAgtaaaagataaaaatattttaaccaaaCGGTCTATTTTCTTCATTCACCACTGTCTCCTTTCTCTACTTTCCTTCatcacaaacaaacaaaaaatatagTACTCCACATTTTCTGAAGTCTTGGAGCATACACTTACTAACAGAAATGGCAATCTCAGCTATGAATTCCTCCAAGAAAAGCCCTCTCCTTTCTTCCTCAAAGGTtctctctttctcttattttttttctttcaagtttcaactttttgtctttctttctgaatattaGCATAGTCTTTTGCTTATAATGAGGGCCCCATGTTATATTCTTCTCCCATTCAATGGCTTAATCAGAAAAGGGCACTAGAAATCAAGGAAAAACTCGTCAGGAAAAGGGCTTTGGGTCCAAGTAAAACCAACAAGGTGAGAATCATTTTCTACTCCTTGTGttgataaaaaaaaaagtatCCTTTTAGGTGATAGTCAGTTCAAAAACTAATGAATGTACTTGACaaatacatgaataggtgaaaaATGGAGACACTAAGAAGCTTCAAATATGGTCAGTGGAGAAAATGAATAATGGTTTATATATTAGATTTCCTGGATTTGCTATTTTTTCTGATAATGCTTTTTCATTCTTGATTTTGCTAGTCCTGAAAAGAAGACATACAAAACTAGTACTGTTGATGCAAACTCATCTACCATGCTGCGGGCAGAAGAAGTTCAAGCTAATTTGCCCTCTCAATTTCCTAGTTTTGTCAAGTATATGCTCCATTCACATGTTAGTCGTGGATTTTGGTTGGTAAGTCAAATTTTTTATCTTGATAGAATTAGAGCAAATTGAAACTTTTCTTGGTCATATAGTCTTTCTTTTGATATTTTGGTACAACAGAGTTTCCCAAGAAAATTTTGCAACTCTTATTTGCCAAAGCATGATGCTACCGTCGTTTTGGTGGACGAAAATGAAAAAGAATTTGCTACCAAGTACCTTATTGATAAGAACGGATTGAGTGGTGGTTGGAGAGGTTTCTCCATTGATCACAACCTGCTTGAAGGGGATGTCTTGGTCTTTCAACTGATTCAACCCTGCAAATTTAAGGTAACCCTTTATAGAGTGCTTAAAATTATGTTCATTTTGTCGCAGGTAAAGCAAGAATCATTTTTCGGTTTGTTTGCGTACAAT
Proteins encoded in this window:
- the LOC104228230 gene encoding B3 domain-containing protein Os01g0234100-like isoform X1, which codes for MAISAMYSSKKSPLLSSFKKKALEIKKKLLRKRVLGPSQTYKRENGDNKKVQLCHEKKANKPSTVDANSSAMLRAEEVQANLPSQFPSFAKFMLPSHVTGGFWLVLISFLHAYMYLSLSLFLDPRVYRKQPLSLHKGFPKKFCDRHLPKHDDTVVLVDEDEQEYATKYLVDKTGLSGGWRGFSIAHSLLHGDVLIFQLIQPCKFKVYIIRESTLTELDGAISLLNLDFHARPIESDQIEDMKICEAKELRYLEPPVLDTHQDDKQEIDGAISLLKLDFRARPIKSDQDEGMNICEAKEEKYLEPSVIDIDQDDENEEAILVQNLDQGAASDQCGNDNDISSEVLGIRFSESRLEFKDVKDFSGFNILVDGLIVDSEIPAHIRNKYYDLCCTQKSFLHDHLLGGLNCKLAAGMITETVNIADAIRASNISTSRDYLEAWDNTLKGFECLGMEVGFLRARLNKLVSLSSEPQQILESKRNELVEAKEEMRNLETKLLKVKQVIKNLDSEIDLTTKDASFELKFKAVAAAPWS
- the LOC104228230 gene encoding B3 domain-containing protein Os01g0234100-like isoform X2; translated protein: MAISAMYSSKKSPLLSSFKKKALEIKKKLLRKRVLGPSQTYKRENGDNKKVQLCHEKKANKPSTVDANSSAMLRAEEVQANLPSQFPSFAKFMLPSHVTGGFWLGFPKKFCDRHLPKHDDTVVLVDEDEQEYATKYLVDKTGLSGGWRGFSIAHSLLHGDVLIFQLIQPCKFKVYIIRESTLTELDGAISLLNLDFHARPIESDQIEDMKICEAKELRYLEPPVLDTHQDDKQEIDGAISLLKLDFRARPIKSDQDEGMNICEAKEEKYLEPSVIDIDQDDENEEAILVQNLDQGAASDQCGNDNDISSEVLGIRFSESRLEFKDVKDFSGFNILVDGLIVDSEIPAHIRNKYYDLCCTQKSFLHDHLLGGLNCKLAAGMITETVNIADAIRASNISTSRDYLEAWDNTLKGFECLGMEVGFLRARLNKLVSLSSEPQQILESKRNELVEAKEEMRNLETKLLKVKQVIKNLDSEIDLTTKDASFELKFKAVAAAPWS
- the LOC104228230 gene encoding B3 domain-containing protein Os01g0234100-like isoform X3, yielding MLRAEEVQANLPSQFPSFAKFMLPSHVTGGFWLVLISFLHAYMYLSLSLFLDPRVYRKQPLSLHKGFPKKFCDRHLPKHDDTVVLVDEDEQEYATKYLVDKTGLSGGWRGFSIAHSLLHGDVLIFQLIQPCKFKVYIIRESTLTELDGAISLLNLDFHARPIESDQIEDMKICEAKELRYLEPPVLDTHQDDKQEIDGAISLLKLDFRARPIKSDQDEGMNICEAKEEKYLEPSVIDIDQDDENEEAILVQNLDQGAASDQCGNDNDISSEVLGIRFSESRLEFKDVKDFSGFNILVDGLIVDSEIPAHIRNKYYDLCCTQKSFLHDHLLGGLNCKLAAGMITETVNIADAIRASNISTSRDYLEAWDNTLKGFECLGMEVGFLRARLNKLVSLSSEPQQILESKRNELVEAKEEMRNLETKLLKVKQVIKNLDSEIDLTTKDASFELKFKAVAAAPWS